Proteins co-encoded in one Neoarius graeffei isolate fNeoGra1 chromosome 11, fNeoGra1.pri, whole genome shotgun sequence genomic window:
- the LOC132894476 gene encoding enhancer of rudimentary homolog: MSHTILLVQPTKRPEGRTYADYESVNECMEGVCKMYEEHLKRMNPNSPSITYDISQLFDFIDDLADLSCLVYRADTQTYQPNNKDWIKEKIYILLRRQAQQAGK; this comes from the exons ATG TCCCATACTATTCTTCTTGTTCAGCCCACCAAGAGACCAGAAGGAAGGACGTATGCTGATTATGAATCTGTTAATGAGTGCATGGAAG GAGTGTGTAAAATGTATGAAGAGCACCTAAAGCGAATGAATCCTAACAGTCCATCAATCACATATGACATTAGTCAGCTGTTTGATTTCATCGATGACCTGGCAGACCTCAGCTGCTTGGT GTACCGAGCTGACACACAGACGTATCAACCCAACAACAAAGACTGGATCAAAGAAAAAATTTATATATTGCTGCGCCGCCAAGCTCAGCAGGCTGGGAAATAA